The genome window CTGGGCCTCACGAGTAATGGAAAAGGAGGATTTGCCAGGAGTTAGCCCCTCTACTTTGGTGCCTGGCTTCTCCTTCACCTCGGAAGCCTTCCTTGGTGGAGGGGAAGAGCTTTTTTCCTGGCTTGACTTGTAAGTGGTCACTCTAAAATTCTTTTCAGGTACAAAACCTCTGTGACCAGATTCATTTCTCTTGGATCCTGATCTCTCTTCTTTTTTGGATCTTTCAGAATAGCTTTCCTCCTCCATTTCATCAGGCTTCCTTTGCTTCTCTTTCCCAGGTGGCAGGAACACCACACCTTCCCATTTTCCTGACCTATCCTCCTCTTGACTTTTACTTGAAGTCGCTACGACTTTAGACATAAATTTGGGCTCATCATCAAAATCTGAATCTTTCCGGCCCTTTGCCTTGTCTTTCTTGTCCTGCTCATCTGTTTCATCTTTCCCATAATGACCTTCCTTGTGGAATTCTGGGACCTTGAGCTTGTCAAAGTCATCCCTGAACTTGTAGCGCTTGGGCGACTGGCTGCCGCGGTATCCCTTCTCCGAGTCAGCTTTCGACCCATACGAGTCAGATTTTGCCTTTCCATCTGTTGATCCCAACTCAGAgaaattccctttttctttacttttttctttctcagcatTTGTTACTTTCTGGTCTTTGTCTTTTCCATTCTCAGTCTTCTGCTCTTCCAGATACCTGATCATAAAGAGACATTACAGGAGGTTTCTTATTAGAGCTCAAGGAGGTCAATTCTTCACTTTAAAGAGTCAAAACTTCAGAGAACACCAAGTTATGCATGTACTGAAAGCTGCCTCTAGGCCCTATAATAATTAAAATGTCAAGCAGATTACTCAGACTGAATTCAGACTTTTGTTCTGACTAAATTCAGCAAATGTACAAGGAGATGGATATGCAGAACTGATGGAATGAGGCTCAAGGACAAATCAAACCCAGCTGACCCACAGATGTAttggaaggaaaagaggaacATCTTACCCACTCTGTTTATTTACTTACAAACCTGGTTCAGGAGAACAACACATCAAACCTTTCAAATTGGACTGTTCTGCTTTTAACAACACACTGGAAATAAAAGCCTCAAAAGCTACTTCAAATTTGGGATGCAAGTTTCATAGGTAAGCTAAATATTTCATGACAGACTGCAAAcacaaataaaagcaaacagGTTAACAGAGGAGAATATGCTGCTGGGAGAGATAAAACACTTCTGTTGAGAACAATTCAGCTGGTTTATAGCATCTGAACAGTTTTAAAGCATTCACAAATCAAAACCCTGGCTCTGTGGGACAGCAGGAAAgcccatggacaccagctccaTGCTTTGGAAAGTCTAAATAAAGAGTCACAGGAgttctttccctttttaaatttcAGACATCCTTTATATAGAATCAGCTCAAACCATCTTTAAAAACAATAAAGACTTGAAAGCACTTGTGAATGGTGCTGTATCTTTTAAAACAAAGTGTCTCCTTTGGGCACAATCTGCAGTGGATTAATCTAGAGAATGATGGAAGCAGATGCCTTCTGCATGGAAGGCTGTCTTCATTTTAGAGATGTATTTGGTGCTTTAGTTTCTCATCCTACCCACACACATAGGCATGAGCACTGCAGCTGcacctgccccaggctgcttgcAGCAGGATATGCAGTAggatttaattaatttcttctaaTTTACAGTACCTAACAATTCCAGGAGGCAACACTAAAAATGTCTATAACCAACACATATGTAACTGGGAAATGTGAGCTTCCAGCTGCCAAGAAACCTCCTTGGGCAATCTCCACTTCAAATATTCATGGGCTATGAACATTTTTACAGGGAATATATACAATCTTTAGAAGTATCCAAGTTGGAAAACCAATTCCAACTTCCTACAACTCTGGGCTGTGTTTTCTTCATAATTCAGAAAGGAccaggcccagagctggcagtatGCTGGCACAACTTGTAGCTGGAGCCTGCCTCAGCCCCTTGCCCTGCTCATGGAGCACCCACACGTGCAGCTGGCTCCTCAAAAgcaacccaaaaaaacaacccagcaCCACAAAACACATCACTTACCTCTTGGAGAAGGCTCCTCCCCCGGGAGCCGTGCCCTCCTCCTTCGGAGCGGCACCATACAGCGAGCTGACGGGGGTGGGGCTTTTGCACACCGGGCTCTTTCTGCTGGGGCTCATTCCTGCCGAGCCGTGCTCGAAGGGGCTCTGGTGGGAGCCCCcctggaaggagctggagccGCTCTGGGCGGCAGAGCCCATCGGGGACGGGCTGGAGCGCGGCGGGCTCGGCTTCTGCacggggctgggccggggcgaGCGCCGCCGCACCACCACCGACTGCAGCGGGCTCTTGAGGGCAGGGCTGCGCTCGCGGGGGCTCAGCTCCGACACCGAGCCTCGCGACGCGGAGCCCGTGCCATAGCTGCTGACATCTTGCCACGCTTTTGATCCCTCGGATGCTTTGGCATCTTGAGCCCCAGCTCCTGAAAATTGCTGCTCCTTCGACTCGTCTCCTTGGTTATCTCCCGCAGCCTGCGATGCCCGGGCATCCTTGGAGGatgatttcttctcctttccagaTTTACGCTTGGAAGACTCAACCCGACTATGATTGGAGGATGAGCGGGAAGAGGAAGATCTCCTTGAGCGGTCTGAAGATGATTTATCAGAATTCCTGGAATGGCTCCTGGACCTTGGGGAAGGAGATCTCCTCTTGGGCGAGCGGGAGCGCGACCTCCCCCTGCGAGGGCTGTAGGCCTGGCGGTAGTTTTGCCAGTTGGATCTGTAATTGCCGTATCCTCCTCGGTTGTACTGGCCCCAGGGGTAAAACCCTCGGTTCCGCCCACGGAAATAATACGGCCTCCGGTAGCCTCTGTTATGGCCTCTGAAATCTCGGTTCTGATACACTCGTGGGTGGTTCCTTTCTCTGTTGTGAGATGGAGAATAGGATCTTGAACGAGACCtagaactgagaaaaaaaaaaagaattacacAAATATTTTAGGTTATAGTTTCTTTTCATAATTTGTTTTTCGAGTTTATTCTTCTGCCACAACATTTTATTTGaagacatatttttaaaaaactcatTTCTaagcttttaaaagaaaatcctttGGTTTACCCTTATCTGATTGAGGTTTTACACTTTGCTGTGAACAAATTGCAGTGGAAATAACTTGTACCTGTGATACTGTCAAATATGTGATTTCAGGATCATTGCAGAGACCATGATAAGCAATGTTGCTCTCTATTTTGCTGGGATGAAAATGGCTGCTATCCAGCTTCAGAAAAAGTGACAGATCTCAATTATCCAGCCCTTAACAGCTCAAGGTCATAGTTATACCTCAACCAAAAATAAGTATATTTTATACAAATCATGCTACTGTTATCGCAGCAGACCCCAAATCTCCTTCTCTTGTCCCAACTTCAGACGCACTTAAAATTCTGATAATCCAGATGAAACCTCAATTTTTAGTTAGGCAAGTTCAATAAATGGCTATTCCccaacagcagcagggcagcagtggGGTGAAGGGCACACTGCCCTATGGGTTTAAGCACTCAAAGGTGCATCCTATGGCACCATGGCACCATCCCCTGGCACCATGACTCCATCCTGGGGCCCCATCCTATGGCTCCAACCTGTGGAattccagggcagggacagcaccggGACACCTCTGCCAGGCACCACCAGGTGCCGCTGtggatgtccctgcccacatcCACAAAcccagaatcctggaatgcacAAACCCTGGAAAAATGCAGATTCCAGTGACTAACTGTCCCAGCAGCTTCTCCCATTAAATTGCTGCGGTTGTGTAACTGTTTAAAGGTCCCGCTGTAGCTACAAGGACTGGCCAAACTAGGAAGTTGAAAtagaaaaaagatttttccaAATGGAATTTTAGTAAATAACATTAATTGGAGCAGTTTCTACAGCCCCTTCTGGCTCTGACACACATGTTGGTCGTACTCCAATGGACATGAACTTCCTCATACAGATCTCCGTGCTGCTCCTCACCTCtcacaccccaaacccccagaaccAAAGGAGAACAACCTGCTGTTGAAATTCCTACATGGTTAGCACACATGTGCAGTCAGAGAGAACTTTAGttccattttcatttcttcctcctaCCAAACAGGTCACAGTTTAGCAGGAAACTCTTATTCATACTCCAATCATTTCTAACAAACACCTTAATGACCATTTTAACAGATTTTTCCATCCttcaaacaagcaaaaaacttATCTGAGGCACTTCTTCATTCAAACAGCagccagaaggaaaagcagaggcaggaggCAAGAACCAGTTATAAGAAGTTCTAGTCCAAGGCATGAGGAACAGAGACGCTCAATTTTCAGACAATGCTGCATCTGTGATCAATTATCAACAAGGACCTGTCGTACAACGCTTCCAAAATCTGTTCTAGTGATTtacagaggctgcagcaggaagattTCACTCCAAAAGTTGCAGACTATTTACCAGAAATCTTTTtagaaaaatacagtaaaagTTATGCAGTAAAAGAAGCACCAGAAGTGATAATTCTCCCAACTCTGCCAGTCCCCAGAACTGTAGGCACTGCACTGCTCCAGGGCTAAAGCCCCAGCATTTACAAGAAGTGAGAAATAAAGTCATAAAGAAAGCAGAAGATATTAGGCAGATTCCAACACAGCAGTGTAACTTAGGAGAAACAGAAACCTACcaaaagaagaataaaacaaTTTGTGGTGCATCCTCAAGTATACAGCAAAGGCCTTTTATGCAGAGATCCCACCAGACCTACCTTGGAGCACATCccaagggcaggcagaggggctgggctgggctgaccCCCTCCATTCAGactggtttttttaaaataaaggagTTATTTATAAAGCAGAAGTagcttcagcagcagcacagaggaaacAATCATGTTTGCACAGGGTGCCTTTTTCTCAACTGCCAAAGCTCCTTCACTGCTAGGAGATATTCCCAAATGAGCAAGGATCCTCCAGCATTCCAGCTTCCTTCTGCAAAGGGCTCGGTTGGACTCAAGTCTCCGCCTCTAATTTAGTTTTGTCATGTCCTTCTTTCTCCAACTGTACATTCATTAGAGCTTCTGTACTTGTAAAATCTCTAACTGCTAACACTTGCATGTGGTTCACAGCCCAGAGGCTTTTCAGAATACGTGTTATTCATGAGTGAAAAGGCAGGAGAACACCATCCCACCCCTCCAACTGGAATGGCTTTGCCAGATGCAGAATGCTTAGccaagagaaaaggaaaaaaacaacatcCAGGGAAGACACAAGGCTGTAACTGGCCTGCTCAAAAGCAATTCAGGGAGACGGGAACAACTATTACACATATTAACCATTTCTTAAAATTAACTgcagcaaaattattttttattcacTTCGTTTCTCCAGGAGGATCTTCCTTGTTACCTGGCTCCTGCATGCCAAGGGGAGGAGCAAGAATATAACAAGAATTGTTCCCACCTtttgtgacggtgttcacaggggtctgaggatgagggaggagatgaggatctgactccatgtttcagaaggctgatttattattttatgatatatattacattacaactatactaaaagaatagaagaaaggatttcatcagaaaactggctaagaatagaaaaaaggaatgataacaaaggcttgtggctgggacagagagtctgaaccagctgactgtgattggccattaattagaaacaactctatgagaccaatcacagatgcacctgttgcattccacagcagcagataatcaatgtttacattttgttcttgaagcctctcagcttctaaggagaaaaaattctaaagaaaggatttttcataaaagatgccTGTGACACCTTTTATGAGTGtctaaaattatattaaaatttgTTTGAATTCACTTCTCAGGAGGGGAAATGCACATGATGACATCTACAAAGACCCCTCCAGTTTGGGATCCATTACATTAAAGCCCTTAAAAAAGCCAAAGTCTCAAAAGAAAGACCTTGAGTGTGTTGATGAGCATCATActctgaatttatttatttattcacaaTTTATTCTCCTAAGTGACTGAAACACCCAAACAGCACAGGCTGGCAGGAAGCAGCCTGACACACAACACACTATCTGTCCTGGAATCTAATCAGAGCCTTTCCCTGGAAAGGAGCTAAGTGAGAAACCACCAGCAAGGGAGGAAGAGCCCTGCTGCACTGTCCTAGGGTGGCATTATGATGCCTGTATCCCCATTTGTGTGCTCTGTTCATGCTGGATatcatgttctgtgccttcaagactggctctgaagagtgaaggttttgttttggttttgctttcagcccctctcccacggctggcaggacacagaacagggcagtacatggtgctgcttttgctttttgcgttgctttttgctttgctcttgcttctgctttgctcttgctttttgctCCTGTtcattagttagtttagctaagcagtccaaattttccctggactgtttctcctttcccttttttggacCTACTccaacctgctccagactgcgGCCTGGAAACActgagagtttgcaccttgtggctgcagcagctgccccagcactggagggactgagaacagagcaaccacccccagagagactttctgaatttgtcatctttgccagagtggtgtcatctggtactgttcattctgtgtgctggggggctgtacctgttaaataaacaggttctttccacttctctccaaggaaCCCTTCCCAAATCAGTTGGGGGgtggggccgtgtgggtttgctttctggaggggcccctttggaggttttctcccaaatttgccctaaccCAGGACAGGCACCCTCTGGCTGCACACTCACCTCAGTCTGCGTTTCCTGGAGCGTGAGATGGAGCGGGACCGGGAGCGGGATTTGGAGAAGGAGCGGGAGCGGGACCTCGAGCCAGACCTCGAGCGCGAGGAGCGCGAGCCAGACTTGGATTTGTTCGTTTTGGACATCTCTGCAAGCACTGGTCAGTGCACCTGAGGGAAACAGGGACAGAGAAGTATTTGAGAAATGAAGCATGTGGTTGATAGGAGAGGACAGGCAGCACCTGGCAGGCTGACAGACTGCAGGGAAGTGGAGCTTGATAAGGCTGGAAATAGGAATGTTTGAAGTGCCTGCTAGGAACAGATGAATGGTGCTGGGCTCAGAATAGAAGGTTTATTTCAGTCTAAAGAGGAAAActgcaaaaagaataaaaggcTCTAAACTCAGAGTAATCACAAAAGAGAGTGTGATAGTTGAAAGCACCAAGTTAATGCAAacctgggaaggggcagggcCACAGTGCTGGCTGAGGTAAGGACACCTCCAGAGGCAAACTGGCCCATGGAAGTGAAAATTCCATGTAATTGCAGCCACATCCCTGTCtgtgcagccagctgccacTGCTTTAAAGGACAGGTCAGAAATAAAAAGGCTTACCATCAAAAACCCCACCCCATAAACTTTTATCTAAACTTTCAGAGGCCATCAAAAAAGAGTTGATACTCCAGCCCACGGGAATGTGACCCCatttgcacagctctgctcaggctcaGTCCTGTCCTCTCTGCTGGTGCAGTTCCTGCAGTTGCTGTGATCAGTCACCAGCGTGGATCACCCAGCCAGGAGTTCTgttgcagccaaaataaatcAGATGTCCTTCCAAATAGTCAGAGACAGAAGAGATTGCACTGTAGCACTAAATGACTCAAAATAGCTGTAATTATGAATTACCTGTGCTATTTTCAGGCATGTATCCAGGTAAAGGTTAGAAAGTTCCTTAGATGATGATTCAGGGAATAGTCTGACCACACAAATCTTTCAGCTACACCCTCCCTGATCTGTTCTCCTTTACCAACGAGCAAAATTTGCATTAATTCAATAAATTATCAACAAACTTTCCACCTACAATGACTAATGAAAAAGAGccagaaataaaaaggaacTGTGTTAGCACAaacttcatctttttttttaccCACTGTTTAAAAATAGACACATTCAGGTACATAAACACAACTGATCaagtgtggctgctgctgttatACCCATTTTAAGGAAATTCCAGAGGACTGACTTGCAATGCCTCCACTTCCAGAGGCTCTCCAAAATTACATATATGGTTACTAAAGGCTTCAACTTCTGCCAGGGCACTTCTAGGAAAAACACAATGCCTGggacaggaggagctgctgggagagtgGATGGTGGTTCATCATCAGAGCTGGGACTTTCTAGAAATGGGAAGTTggctttcattttaaaaaatcatgttACAAGCTCCCGTTCTTCCCTTTAACTATACTAAAGATGTTAGATCAATTCAAACTGAAGTATTTGGATATATTCCACATCAGaaagcacagaggaaaaataataaaattgatGTTCCTGTTCTGTTAGGAAACAATAGATGTTGTTTTATTCCCTGTTGCCCCAGGAATGAAAATCAAAAGATATTGCTACTGAGAACTGAAGTTTGTTCTTGTGCTTGGCTatgtttcagagaaaaaaatgtgtgaaaagataatttttaagTATTTCCTCTTAATTCACTGAATATGTCTGTTGAACCACTTCCTGCAACACTTCCTACTCTGTTGCTCACAACAATCCAACGCTGAGCACTGGAAACCAAAAcatggaagaggagaagaaagaaatggtAACAGGAACTACTGCAAGATACAGAAGATGTGGCACCAATCCTCAGGAAATCCCAAGAAGACCccaaaatagatttttaaattacCACTTTGATCTGCTTAATAGTTTTTGCCTTTCACTTTGATCTGCAGCACTTCCCAGCCAAACCACCCTGGTGTGTGCAACATGTGCCAAACGCTCACGTCCTGGATTCTTTATCTCTGCCAACGTTTTGAAGTTGATTCATTCCTAACATATGAAGTAACTCCTACTAGGATAGAAACAGAGTTGCTatgctccagcagcacttaAAAGGTTAAACAAACTGAACACTGGAGTCACGTCAGCTCCCCTGAGCTAACTGCAGTTGTAAACTTACTGTGATACACATTTAGTTTTGAGAATGACTGACTCAGATAAAATATGTTCAGCAAAATAACCTGTTCTGAAAGCATGTTCTTATAAAAAAgattttagattttttaaataaagaggTAAGTGAAGCAAGGAAAATCTCTGAGAACAGCAGTGGCTGCTGACCTCCCATTGCCATTTTTCccctgcccacagagctcctggggaTGCCtgtcctgagcagggagtgcaAGCAGAAGCATTTGCACAGTGCTATGGGGACTCATCCTTCATCTGCCCAGCTACAGAACCCccaagagcagctcctcctgcacctgggaagggacaaggctgctgctgctgctgctgcacatctcctctccctgcaggcaAGCGTGGCTACACTCATCTGGAAGGCACGTCCTGCTGGAAGCACTGCCAGGGATTttcagcttttgtttttttggtttgtttcctcTGCAGGACCAGTTCTAAGCTGTTCAGCAGATCTTCCCAAGGAGTGTAGTGTCCCATCCAAAAACATCCTGGTTTTGGATGTCATCTGTGTGCTGAGTTTAGAAGCTCTGGTAAGGCACCATCCCCTGGGAAACAGACACCTGACAGCTCGTTCATCTGCCATAAAACCACATTGCATAGAGCAAACTTTGCTTTCTCCATTCCCAAACCCTCAGGGCAATCCAGCAGACCACTGATGGAAACAATAGAGGAGCAAATGCTCCCACTAAAGCACCACGATGGACTTTGCCCAGAAGGCAAACTATTGTCAGGAAACAGTGGCAGGAAAGTTAATGTTTTACCTCCTGACAGAGCCCAAAAGAGAGGCACAACTCTGCTCCACTCTGCAGCAATGAAAAAATGTCACCATTGAGAGTCTCTCACAGCTGGGCCCTTCCATGAGCTTCCACAGTTTTGGAATTTAAATGTTCACAATTGTTAAGGAAAACTTTTAATGCCACTGACTGAAATCACTGCAATGCTCAAGCAAAGAACAAAGCTGGAGGAGGGCACGAGACACAATATATGGGATTTAACACTTAGATGAGTGTGACATTTAATAATCTGGCCAGTTATGGTTTTTAAATAAAGAGGTGCCTGTAAGTGAAGCAAAGACAAACTCTGAGAACAGCAGTGGCTGCTGActtcccattcccatctccccctgcccatggagctcctggagatgctggaggAGGGCACAAGGCACAAAATGGGATTTAACACTTAGATCAGTGGAACATTTAATAATCTGGCCAGTTATGGTATATGGGGGAAGCAGTGCTCTTCTCCCAAAAATCACCAGGGCATAAATCCAAAGATGAATCAATACagcattaaaaaaccaaaaataggTACTACGTCTTGCAGGACATCCAGGATTTTTTCACTAAATTGTTCTTCTTTACCCTTATATTTTGCAGTTACTTGGGAAGACAA of Zonotrichia albicollis isolate bZonAlb1 chromosome 20, bZonAlb1.hap1, whole genome shotgun sequence contains these proteins:
- the THRAP3 gene encoding thyroid hormone receptor-associated protein 3, giving the protein MSKTNKSKSGSRSSRSRSGSRSRSRSFSKSRSRSRSISRSRKRRLSSRSRSRSYSPSHNRERNHPRVYQNRDFRGHNRGYRRPYYFRGRNRGFYPWGQYNRGGYGNYRSNWQNYRQAYSPRRGRSRSRSPKRRSPSPRSRSHSRNSDKSSSDRSRRSSSSRSSSNHSRVESSKRKSGKEKKSSSKDARASQAAGDNQGDESKEQQFSGAGAQDAKASEGSKAWQDVSSYGTGSASRGSVSELSPRERSPALKSPLQSVVVRRRSPRPSPVQKPSPPRSSPSPMGSAAQSGSSSFQGGSHQSPFEHGSAGMSPSRKSPVCKSPTPVSSLYGAAPKEEGTAPGGGAFSKRYLEEQKTENGKDKDQKVTNAEKEKSKEKGNFSELGSTDGKAKSDSYGSKADSEKGYRGSQSPKRYKFRDDFDKLKVPEFHKEGHYGKDETDEQDKKDKAKGRKDSDFDDEPKFMSKVVATSSKSQEEDRSGKWEGVVFLPPGKEKQRKPDEMEEESYSERSKKEERSGSKRNESGHRGFVPEKNFRVTTYKSSQEKSSSPPPRKASEVKEKPGTKVEGLTPGKSSFSITREAQVNIRMDSFDEDLARPSGILAQERKLCRDLVHSNKKEQEFRSIFHHIQSAQSQRSPSELFAQHIVTIVHHVREHHFGSSAMTLNERFTKYLKKGMEQDAAKNKKSPEIHRRIDISPSTFRKHGFSQEESKSSRDPGFKAEGKYKDDPVDLRLDIERRKKHKERDLKRDKSRESVDSRDSSHSRERSTEKTEKSHKGSKKKKHRRVRERSRSSSSSSWSSHSVKAEEYPEETEEREESSTGFDKSRLGTKEFSGPNERGRARGTFQFRARGRGWGRGNFSGNNNSNSGGNNDFQKRSREEEWDPEYTPKSKKYYLHDDREGEGTDKWVNRGRGRGAFPRGRGRFMFRKSSTSPKWAHDKFSGEEGEIEDDESGTENREEKDALQTTAE